The following coding sequences lie in one Monomorium pharaonis isolate MP-MQ-018 chromosome 1, ASM1337386v2, whole genome shotgun sequence genomic window:
- the LOC118646760 gene encoding uncharacterized protein LOC118646760 gives MKASVVERFNRTLKKDMWKKLTLNGNYKWVDLLPDLVSNYNSRKHRTIGVRPVDVTLAVAEKLLNMVYSSIKIAGRAKFKVEVYCETSIAGAFYEHELHRATHPNVYLVEKVLRDKVYVKWLGFDGSHNSWIHKDNVI, from the exons ATGAAGGCATCGGTTGTCGAACGGTTTAATCGTACGCTGAAAAAGGACATGTGGAAGAAGTTAACACTCAACGGCAATTACAAGTGGGTTGACCTGTTACCGGATCTCGTGTCAAATTACAATTCTCGGAAACACCGAACGATCGGTGTGCGACCCGTCGACGTAACCCTTGCTGTGGCTGAAAAACTCTTGAATATGGTGTACAGCTCGATAAAGATTGCTGGTCGAGCGAAGTTTAAAGTCG AGGTCTATTGCGAAACATCTATAGctggagcgttctacgagcACGAGTTGCATCGTGCGACTCACCCGAACGTGTATCTCGTGGAGAAAGTATTGCGCGACAAGGTTTACGTCAAGTGGTTAGGATTCGATGGATCACATAATTCGTGGATTCACAAAGACAATGtcatataa
- the LOC118646762 gene encoding uncharacterized protein LOC118646762, with the protein MIDILNIESEPVFDNRIVKIETHTYNPYANTTFGHSDEIRIPIQQQDLYTLPCESYLYVEGKVTKQATVDGATVTLGYNCVAFMFDEIRYELDGVEIDHKSAIMKNAAWNTIDTVSVDGYFNFCIPLSMLLGFCEDYKRVVINARHELILLRSRSDNNSLLGSSALHPKIELFKIQWRMPHVILNDINKLCLLKTLETGRYMSLSFRSWDLYEFPLLQSTTKHLWTVKTATNLEKPRYVIFAMQTGRKNVMSENITQFDNCNLINVKLYLNSECYPYDDMNLDFAKNRYAILYDMYKCFRKSYYGCNSTEVWLTTTDFLEQGPFVVIDCSRQNESVKSTTVDVRLEFECKENLPANTTAYCLILHDRVVEYSPLTNIVRKIN; encoded by the exons ATGATTGACATTTTGAACATTGAAAGTGAACCGGTCTTTGACAATCGCATTGTCAAGATTgagacacacacatacaatccATATGCTAACACAACGTTTGGTCACAGCGATGAGATACGAATACCTATACAACAGCaggatttatacacgttaccATGTGAGAGTTATCTGTATGTTGAGGGGAAGGTAACAAAACAAGCAACAGTAGATGGTGCCACTGTAACGTTAGGATATAATTGTGTTGCGTTCATGTTTGACGAGATTCGTTATGAACTGGATGGTGTGGAGATTGATC ATAAAAGTGCTATCATGAAAAATGCCGCATGGAATACCATTGACACTGTTTCAGTAGATGGATACTTCAACTTTTGTATACCGCTCAGCATGTTACTGGGATTTTGCGAAGATTACAAGCGTGTAGTGATTAACGCACGTcacgaattaattttattacgatcGCGTAGCGATAATAACAGTCTGCTAGGATCTTCAGCGTTGCATCCTAAGATTGAATTATTCAAGATACAATGGCGAATGCCTCacgtaattttaaatgatatcaATAAACTTTGCTTGTTAAAAACTTTAGAGACCGGACGATACATGAGTTTGAGTTTCCGTTCATGGGATCTGTATGAATTTCCTCTGCTGCAAAGCACGACCAAACACTTGTGGACCGTTAAAACAGCCACTAATTTAGAAAAACCGCGATATGTTATCTTTGCGATGCAGACTGGTCGGAAGAACGTAATGTCGGAAAATATAACTCAATTCGACAACTGCAATTTGATCAACGTGAAGCTCTATCTTAATTCAGAGTGTTATCCATACGATgatatgaatttagattttgcaaaaaatagatACGCAATACTTTATGATATGTATAAGTGTTTTCGTAAATCATATTATGGATGCAACAGTACTGAGGTATGGTTAACAACTACCGACTTTCTGGAGCAAGGTCCATTCGTGGTTATCGATTGTTCGCGTCAAAATGAGTCTGTCAAGAGTACCACTGTAGATGTGCGATTAGAATTTGAATGTAAAGAGAATTTACCAGCGAATACAACCGCGTATTGTCTAATCCTGCACGATCGTGTAGTTGAATACAGCCCACTAACCAATATAGTGCGCAAAAtcaactaa
- the LOC118646767 gene encoding uncharacterized protein LOC118646767, with protein MRPVDVTPAIAEKLLTTVYSTIKIVGPAKFKVGDSVRVSKYKTVFEKGYTPNWTTEVFKIVKVQRTNPVTYLLDDYRGKSIAGAFYEYELHRATYPNMYLVEKVLRKKGNMVYVKWLGFDGSHNSWIHKDNIT; from the coding sequence ATGCGGCCTGTTGACGTTACCCCCGCGATCGCTGAAAAACTGTTGACTACCGTGTACAGCACGATAAAGATTGTTGGTCCAGCAAAGTTCAAAGTAGGCGACTCGGTACGCGTTAGCAAATACAAAACAGTCTTCGAGAAAGGTTATACACCAAATTGGACCACGGAggtgtttaaaattgttaaagtaCAGCGCACTAATCCTGTAACATATCTGCTCGATGATTATCGTGGTAAATCTATCGCTGGAGCATTTTACGAGTATGAGTTGCATCGTGCGACTTATCCAAACATGTACCTCGTAGAGAAAGTATTACGCAAAAAGGGGAACATGGTTTACGTCAAGTGGTTGGGATTCGACGGATCACACAATTCTTGGATTCACAAAGACAATATTacataa
- the LOC118646768 gene encoding uncharacterized protein LOC118646768: protein MEDLEQTERDLLERSHQIITLSEYFAWAQRCEEFIKQLEERSRVKRSRLSIGHRQSLVARITRLEGAKTRLERHFMHIGGEYVGTSDYNNAKKLVWREIDTAFENRILTGAVINADYIEPRQFLEDAGSVVLEQVQDVIKRHNSAKVNTTFNGEFVTGDKRANKSINTKNYELFQTSNLYEWYKQHVIEFILASLEDFQERDSGWALSRILNLTVNINKHNPLHAGCYIQLPREIMMKKAVINVKSMDDACFAWSVVAALHPAKEHTYRESSYPHYATVLNLQNIKFPMTLNQIKKFEQLNNLSINVYCTEKTKEQLAILPLRLADKKKEKHVNLLYLQDPRDDNVGHFTWIKNLSRLVSSQLSKHEHKKYLCLHYFSTNEKLEAHVVDCRELNDCAIQLPSEDNKWLSFKNYNRKERVPFVVYADLECVLKKLNTDPRMPTYASQHHEVFSVGYYMHCTYDESLSRYRFHRGKNCVAWFAEQLRNIAHNVKDILSANVPMDFTRDEWENFNSATHCHVCEKPFAPNDTRARDHCHLTGRYRGPAHSDCNLNYKDSHCIPIVFHNLSGYDAHFIIKEIVTAYEGKIDLLPITKEKYISFTKHVKNTEDNERKICVKLRFIDSFKFLNTSLDKLTSFLSNDKLSILQREFSNLSAENFDLLTRKGVFPYEYVDCVDKLQDTWLPPRELFYSSLTGDTVSESDYAHAVNVWQQFSIQTLGEYSDLYLKTDVLLLADIFENFRDSCVASYGLDPAYYYTLPGFTWDAMLKHTCINFELLTDIEMVMFIERGIRGGLSQCSCRYARANNKHMQSYDPSKPSSYLMYFDVNNLYGWAMCQPLPYAEFQWVENISNFDVTTIASDSPTGYIFEVDLEYPQNKHNAHIDLPFCPTHEKPPGKLQPKLLATLYDKKRYVIHYRNLQQCMRHGLRITKIYRILQFAQSSWLRNYIQLNTNFRTHAKNDFEKNLYKLMNNAVFGKTMKNVRNHVNVKLLTKWGRRYGAEAMIAKPNFHSRSVFSENLVAIELRKLKTKFDKPIYVGMSILDISKTCLYEFHYEYMLPLFHNKCKVMYTDTDSLIYHIECNDVYDIMKRDISRFDTSDPVDNAYGIPRVNKKKLGLMKDENNGAIMTEFVGLRAKMYALRVDGRKDTKKVKGVKSNIIARTITFDDYMLCLRDEIEMTRQQTCIRSKLHEVYTIHETKIALSPYDDKRYVDSTVNTLPWGHYRIPL from the exons ATGGAAGATCTCGAGCAAACTGAACGAGATCTGTTGGAGCGGTCCCACCAAATCATCACCTTAAGCGAATATTTTGCATGGGCACAGCGATGCGAGGAGTTTATTAAACAGCTTGAAGAACGCAGTCGTGTCAAGCGTTCACGACTCTCAATCGGACATAGACAATCTTTGGTTGCTAGAATCACACGACTCGAGGGTGCAAAGACTCGCTTGGAGAGACATTTCATGCACATCGGTGGTGAATACGTGGGCACTAGTGACTATAATAACGCGAAAAAACTTGTTTGGCGAGAGATCGATACAGCATTTGAAAATCGTATATTGACTGGTGCTGTAATTAACGCTGATTATATTGAACCGCGACAATTTTTGGAAGACGCTGGTAGTGTAGTGCTCGAGCAAGTGCAAGACGTTATAAAAAGACACAACAGTGCAAAAGTGAATACCACGTTCAATGGTGAGTTTGTGACGGGGGATAAACGTGCTAATAAGAGTATCAACACGAAAAACTATGAACTCTTTCAAACATCAAACTTATACGAGTGGTACAAGCAGCATGTCATCGAATTCATATTGGCATCCCTCGAAGATTTCCAGGAACGTGATAGCGGGTGGGCGTTATCACGAATCCTTAATCTTACGGTCAACATCAACAAGCACAATCCATTGCATGCAGGGTGTTATATCCAGTTGCCTCGGGAGATAATGATGAAGAAAGCGGTGATCAATGTAAAATCTATGGATGATGCATGTTTTGCATGGTCAGTGGTCGCTGCTTTGCATCCTGCCAAAGAACATACATATCGGGAATCTTCATATCCACATTATGCGACAGTGCtaaatttgcaaaacattaagtTTCCAATGACgttgaatcaaataaaaaaatttgaacaattaaataatctctCAATCAATGTATATTGCACAGAAAAAACAAAGGAACAACTTGCAATTTTACCACTACGGCTTGCTGataagaagaaagagaagcatGTCAATCTGTTGTATCTGCAGGACCCGCGAGATGACAATGTGGGGCATTTCACATGGATTAAGAATCTATCCCGCCTCGTGAGCTCACAACTCAGTAAAcatgaacataaaaaatattt ATGTTTGCACTATTTCAGCACGAACGAGAAATTGGAAGCCCACGTCGTTGATTGTCGAGAATTAAATGACTGTGCTATCCAACTACCGAGCGAAGATAACAAATGGCTGAGTTTCAAAAACTACAACAGAAAGGAACGAGTTCCTTTTGTGGTGTATGCCGACTTGGAATGCGTTCTAAAGAAGCTAAATACAGACCCGAGAATGCCGACATATGCGTCTCAGCATCATGAAGTATTCAGCGTTGGATATTACATGCACTGCACTTACGATGAGTCTTTATCAAGGTATCGATTTCATCGCGGTAAAAATTGCGTTGCATGGTTCGCAGAgcaattaagaaatatagcGCATAACGTTAAGGATATTCTGTCGGCTAATGTCCCCATGGATTTCACGCGAGACGAAtgggaaaattttaatagcgcTACGCACTGTCATGTGTGTGAAAAACCGTTCGCGCCAAACGACACACGGGCACGCGATCATTGTCATTTGACCGGTCGTTATAGAGGTCCCGCACATTCagattgcaatttaaattacaaagatTCACATTGCATTCCCATAGTTTTTCACAACTTATCTGGGTATGATGCACATTTCATCATCAAAGAGATAGTTACCGCGTACGAAGGGAAAATCGATTTACTTCCcatcacaaaagaaaaatacatttcattTACTAAACATGTTAAAAACACTGAAGATAATGAGCggaaaatttgtgtaaaattacgGTTTATCGattctttcaaatttcttaataCGAGTCTTGACAAATTAACATCCTTTCTCAGTAATGATAAACTATCAATATTGCAACGTGAATTCAGTAATTTAtctgcagaaaattttgatttattgacGCGAAAAGGCGTGTTTCCCTACGAATACGTAGATTGCGTGGACAAGTTGCAGGATACATGGTTACCGCCGCGCGAATTGTTTTACAGTTCTTTGACCGGCGACACTGTATCCGAAAGCGATTACGCACACGCTGTCAACGTGTGGCAGCAGTTCTCCATTCAAACCTTGGGCGAGTACAGCGATCTGTATCTGAAAACCGACGTATTGTTGTTAGctgatatatttgaaaactttcGTGACAGTTGCGTTGCGAGTTACGGACTCGACCCCGCATATTATTATACTCTACCGGGTTTTACATGGGACGCGATGCTGAAACATACTTGCATCAATTTCGAACTACTCACAGATATTGAAATGGTTATGTTTATCGAGCGTGGCATACGCGGTGGCCTGAGCCAATGTTCGTGCAGATATGCGAGGGCCAATAACAAGCACATGCAGTCGTACGATCCATCGAAACCATCGTCGTACCTCATGTACTTTGACGTAAACAATCTATACGGATGGGCAATGTGTCAACCATTGCCTTACGCCGAATTTCAATGGGTCGAAAACATCTCAAACTTTGACGTTACCACAATCGCTTCAGATTCGCCCACAGGTTATATTTTCGAGGTCGATCTAGAGTACCCACAAAATAAACACAACGCGCACATCGATCTACCATTCTGTCCAACGCATGAAAAACCGCCTGGCAAGTTGCAGCCCAAGCTCCTCGCGACTCTGTATGATAAGAAGCGTTACGTAATACACTATCGCAATCTGCAGCAGTGCATGCGTCACGGTCTTCGTATCACAAAGATATACCGTATATTACAATTCGCACAATCTTCATGGCTTCGCAATTACATTCAGCTTAATACAAATTTCAGAACTCATGCCAAGAacgattttgagaaaaatttgtataaattaatgaacaacGCGGTATTCGGGAAAACCATGAAGAACGTGCGCAATCatgttaatgtaaaattattaacaaagtggGGCAGGCGGTATGGCGCTGAGGCAATGATTGCGAAACCAAATTTCCATAGTCGAAGCGTCTTTTCGGAAAATCTAGTCGCCATTGAATTGCGAAAACTTAagacaaaattcgacaaaccGATTTATGTGGGTATGTCTATTCTTGACATATCCAAGACATGTTTGTATGAATTTCATTATGAGTATATGTTACCATTGTTTcacaataaatgtaaagtcATGTACACCGATACAGATAGTCTTATATATCACATCGAGTGCAATGATGTGTACGATATCATGAAGCGTGACATTAGTAGATTTGACACGAGCGATCCGGTTGACAATGCATATGGTATTCCAcgtgtcaataaaaaaaaactagggCTGATGAAAGATGAAAATAATGGCGCGATAATGACAGAGTTCGTTGGACTTAGAGCAAAAATGTACGCATTAAGGGTAGACGGTAGAAAAGACACTAAAAAGGTCAAAGGTGTCAAGAGTAACATCATAGCGCGTACTATAACGTTCGACGATTATATGCTGTGTCTGCGAGATGAAATTGAAATGACACGACAGCAGACTTGTATAAGATCGAAATTGCATGAGGTGTACACCATCCACGAGACGAAAATTGCTCTGAGTCCATACGACGATAAGCGATATGTAGATTCGACTGTAAATACATTACCATGGGGACATTATCGGATACCTTTATAA